In Micromonospora sp. LH3U1, one genomic interval encodes:
- a CDS encoding DUF5753 domain-containing protein produces MNRAVQAAMAERGHTADSLAAQIGVDPKTAAKWASTGRIPQTRHRARVAEVLGRNVDELWPDALKRRTPAWFRPWAEIERDALSLRSFQLAWIPGLLQTKAYALATLVGEALTPAEADDLAEARLSRQAILRRERPPLLVAVLDEGILRRTLDGDRAMMREQCERLAEQAALPNVSLFVVPADVGMYPGLGGPFTVAEMPDGARVAHVDSQAQAQLIDKAADVATLDRRWERIRDGALSRAQSLNLIREAAASWI; encoded by the coding sequence ATGAATCGAGCCGTACAGGCGGCGATGGCCGAGAGGGGTCACACAGCGGACAGTCTCGCTGCGCAGATTGGTGTCGATCCGAAGACGGCCGCGAAATGGGCGAGCACGGGACGAATTCCACAGACGCGTCATCGCGCCCGGGTCGCCGAGGTGCTCGGTCGGAACGTCGACGAGCTGTGGCCGGACGCGCTGAAGCGCCGGACGCCGGCCTGGTTTCGACCCTGGGCCGAGATCGAGCGCGACGCTCTGTCGCTGCGGTCGTTTCAGCTCGCGTGGATACCGGGCCTCCTTCAGACGAAGGCGTACGCGCTGGCGACGCTGGTCGGTGAGGCGCTGACGCCGGCCGAGGCCGACGATCTCGCCGAGGCGCGGCTCAGCCGGCAGGCCATCCTGCGACGGGAACGCCCGCCGCTGCTCGTCGCGGTCCTCGACGAGGGAATCCTCCGGCGCACCCTCGACGGCGACCGGGCCATGATGCGGGAGCAGTGCGAGCGGCTGGCCGAGCAGGCCGCGCTGCCGAACGTGTCGCTGTTCGTCGTGCCCGCCGACGTCGGTATGTATCCGGGTCTCGGTGGGCCGTTCACCGTGGCCGAGATGCCGGACGGGGCGCGGGTCGCGCACGTCGACAGCCAGGCGCAAGCGCAGCTCATCGACAAGGCGGCCGACGTTGCTACGCTCGACCGACGGTGGGAACGCATTCGTGATGGAGCCCTGTCGCGTGCGCAGTCCCTCAACCTCATCAGAGAAGCGGCAGCATCATGGATCTGA
- a CDS encoding C39 family peptidase produces MRTDLIRKTALTAAGLAFTGGAIVGPVSAAFAAPTTAKPAGQTQTDRKNGERELGVRYEAQPNFYYCGPAATRNALSVQGKNINVDDMAKEMGTTEAGTNSINDITPVLNKETGKADAYHSVEISTPAADAKQTDKLRTDVMTTVDDGRAVVANIAGTSTDTDGTTHSYEGGHYISVVGYRDNGQTVKIADSADPNTASYWISVEHLADWIATRGYSTS; encoded by the coding sequence ATGCGTACCGATCTGATTCGTAAGACCGCTCTGACCGCTGCTGGGCTCGCCTTCACCGGCGGCGCGATCGTCGGCCCCGTGAGCGCCGCGTTCGCCGCCCCCACCACCGCCAAGCCGGCCGGTCAGACGCAGACCGACCGCAAGAACGGTGAGCGGGAGTTGGGTGTGCGCTACGAGGCGCAGCCGAACTTCTACTACTGCGGTCCCGCCGCGACCCGTAACGCCCTGAGTGTGCAGGGCAAGAACATCAACGTCGACGACATGGCCAAGGAGATGGGCACCACCGAGGCCGGCACCAACTCCATCAACGACATCACCCCGGTGCTGAACAAGGAGACCGGTAAGGCCGACGCCTACCACTCCGTGGAGATCAGCACCCCCGCCGCTGACGCCAAGCAGACCGACAAGCTGCGCACCGACGTCATGACCACCGTCGACGACGGCCGGGCCGTGGTCGCGAACATCGCCGGCACCAGCACCGACACCGACGGCACCACCCACTCCTACGAAGGTGGGCACTACATCAGCGTCGTCGGCTACCGCGACAACGGCCAGACCGTGAAGATCGCCGACTCCGCCGACCCGAACACCGCCTCCTACTGGATCAGCGTCGAGCACCTCGCCGACTGGATCGCCACCCGCGGCTACTCCACCAGCTGA
- a CDS encoding DUF397 domain-containing protein, whose amino-acid sequence MDLTGARWRKSTRSGNNGGDCVEVADNLAGVIGVRDSKDPAGPTLAFDPAAWARFLAMAKRG is encoded by the coding sequence ATGGATCTGACCGGCGCTCGGTGGCGCAAGAGCACCAGGAGTGGCAACAACGGCGGCGACTGCGTCGAGGTGGCCGACAACCTCGCGGGCGTCATCGGCGTACGTGACTCCAAGGACCCGGCTGGTCCGACGCTCGCCTTCGACCCGGCGGCCTGGGCCCGATTCCTGGCGATGGCCAAGCGCGGCTGA
- a CDS encoding aconitate hydratase, whose translation MKEYDVASLDTFGAKTQLRVGDASYEIFKIDKVDGQARLPYSLKILLENLLRTEDGANITADHIRQLGGWDPTAAPSVEIQFTPARVLMQDFTGVPCVVDLATMREAVRDLGGDATKVNPLAPAELVIDHSVIADLFGRADAFERNVELEYERNKERYQFLRWGQSAFNEFKVVPPGTGIVHQVNIEYLARTIMERNGQAYPDTVVGTDSHTTMVNGLGVLGWGVGGIEAEAAMLGQPVSMLIPRVVGFKLHGEMPAGTTATDLVLTITEMLRKHGVVGKFVEFYGPGVSAVPLANRATIGNMSPEYGSTVAIFPIDAETIRYLELTGRDAAQVALVEAYAKEQGLWHDPAAEPAYSERLELDLSTIEPSLAGPKRPQDRVPLGAAKTLFRSALTDYVADDSVGERDLKPGVPREELPRGANGPADEASAESFPASDPPANEFSDPADEPRDLETAAVGSGGRATNPVRVTSPDGVEYELDHGAVVIAAITSCTNTSNPQVMIGAALLARNAVEKGLTRKPWVKTTLAPGSKVVMDYYERAGLTPYLDKLGFNLVGYGCTTCIGNSGPLPEEVSAAVNEHDLSVVSVLSGNRNFEGRINPDVKMNYLASPPLVVAYALTGTMDIDLANEPIGEDTEGNPVYLREIWPNSAEIQDVIAQAIGATGFSAAYADVFAGDERWQSLPTPTGDTFAWENDSTYVRKPPYFEGMQREPQPVVDISGARVLAKLGDSVTTDHISPAGSIKADSPAGTYLAEHGVPRHEFNSYGSRRGNHEVMIRGTFANIRLRNQLVPGVEGGFTVNHLTGEQTSIYDASSAYQEAGIPLVVLAGKEYGSGSSRDWAAKGTMLLGVRAVIAESYERIHRSNLIGMGVLPLQFPVDTTAESLGLTGTETFTFTGVTALNDGETPRTVHVTTDTGVEFDAVVRIDTPGEADYYRHGGILQYVLRRMIAN comes from the coding sequence GTGAAGGAGTACGACGTGGCGAGCCTCGACACCTTCGGTGCGAAGACCCAGCTACGCGTCGGAGACGCGAGCTACGAGATTTTCAAGATCGACAAGGTGGACGGTCAGGCCCGGCTGCCGTACAGCCTGAAGATCCTGCTGGAGAACCTGCTGCGGACCGAGGACGGCGCGAACATCACCGCCGACCACATCCGCCAGCTCGGCGGGTGGGACCCCACCGCCGCCCCGAGCGTCGAGATCCAGTTCACCCCGGCGCGGGTGCTCATGCAGGACTTCACCGGTGTGCCCTGCGTGGTCGACCTGGCCACCATGCGCGAGGCCGTGCGTGACCTGGGCGGCGACGCCACCAAGGTCAACCCCCTCGCCCCGGCCGAGCTGGTCATCGACCACTCCGTCATCGCCGACCTGTTCGGTCGCGCGGACGCCTTCGAGCGCAACGTCGAGCTGGAGTACGAGCGCAACAAGGAGCGCTACCAGTTCCTGCGCTGGGGCCAGTCCGCGTTCAACGAGTTCAAGGTCGTCCCGCCGGGCACCGGCATCGTGCACCAGGTCAACATCGAGTACCTGGCTCGCACCATCATGGAGCGCAACGGCCAGGCGTACCCGGACACCGTGGTCGGCACCGACTCGCACACCACGATGGTCAACGGCCTGGGCGTGCTGGGCTGGGGCGTCGGCGGCATCGAGGCCGAGGCCGCGATGCTCGGCCAGCCGGTCAGCATGCTGATCCCCCGGGTCGTCGGCTTCAAGCTGCACGGCGAGATGCCGGCCGGCACCACCGCCACCGACCTGGTCCTGACCATCACCGAGATGCTGCGCAAGCACGGTGTGGTCGGCAAGTTCGTCGAGTTCTACGGCCCCGGCGTGAGCGCCGTACCGCTGGCCAACCGGGCCACCATCGGCAACATGTCCCCGGAGTACGGCTCGACCGTGGCGATCTTCCCGATCGACGCGGAGACGATCCGCTACCTGGAGCTGACCGGCCGCGACGCCGCGCAGGTCGCGCTCGTCGAGGCGTACGCCAAGGAGCAGGGCCTCTGGCACGACCCGGCGGCCGAGCCGGCCTACTCGGAGCGCCTGGAGCTGGATCTCAGCACCATCGAGCCGTCGCTCGCCGGCCCGAAGCGCCCGCAGGACCGGGTGCCGCTGGGCGCTGCGAAGACGCTGTTCCGTTCCGCGCTGACCGACTACGTGGCCGACGACTCCGTGGGTGAGCGCGACCTGAAGCCGGGCGTGCCCCGCGAGGAGCTGCCGCGCGGCGCCAACGGCCCGGCCGACGAGGCCAGCGCCGAGTCCTTCCCGGCCAGCGACCCGCCGGCCAACGAGTTCAGCGACCCGGCCGACGAGCCGCGCGACCTGGAGACGGCCGCGGTCGGCTCCGGCGGCCGGGCCACCAACCCGGTCCGGGTCACCAGCCCGGACGGCGTCGAGTACGAGTTGGACCACGGCGCCGTGGTGATTGCCGCGATCACCTCCTGCACCAACACGTCCAACCCGCAGGTGATGATCGGTGCCGCGCTGCTGGCCCGTAACGCGGTGGAGAAGGGCCTGACCCGCAAGCCGTGGGTGAAGACCACCCTGGCGCCCGGCTCGAAGGTCGTCATGGACTACTACGAGCGGGCCGGCCTCACGCCGTACCTGGACAAGCTCGGCTTCAACCTGGTCGGCTACGGCTGCACCACCTGCATCGGCAACTCGGGCCCACTGCCCGAGGAGGTGTCCGCCGCGGTCAACGAGCACGACCTGTCGGTGGTCTCGGTGCTCTCGGGCAACCGGAACTTCGAGGGCCGGATCAACCCCGACGTCAAGATGAACTACCTGGCGTCCCCGCCGCTGGTGGTCGCCTACGCCCTCACCGGCACCATGGACATCGACCTGGCCAACGAGCCGATCGGTGAGGACACCGAGGGCAACCCGGTCTACCTGCGCGAGATCTGGCCGAACAGCGCCGAGATCCAGGACGTCATCGCCCAGGCGATCGGCGCCACCGGGTTCAGCGCGGCGTACGCCGACGTCTTCGCCGGTGACGAGCGGTGGCAGTCGCTGCCCACCCCGACCGGTGACACCTTCGCCTGGGAGAACGACTCCACCTACGTGCGCAAGCCCCCGTACTTCGAGGGCATGCAGCGCGAGCCGCAGCCGGTCGTCGACATCTCCGGCGCTCGGGTGCTGGCCAAGCTGGGTGACTCGGTGACCACCGACCACATCTCGCCGGCCGGCTCGATCAAGGCCGACTCCCCTGCTGGCACGTACCTCGCCGAGCACGGCGTACCGCGCCACGAGTTCAACTCGTACGGCTCCCGCCGCGGCAACCACGAGGTGATGATCCGGGGCACCTTCGCCAACATCCGGCTACGCAACCAGCTGGTGCCCGGGGTGGAGGGCGGCTTCACCGTCAACCACCTCACCGGCGAGCAGACCTCGATCTACGACGCCTCGTCGGCCTACCAGGAGGCCGGCATCCCGCTGGTCGTGCTGGCCGGCAAGGAGTACGGCTCGGGCTCGTCGCGGGACTGGGCGGCCAAGGGCACGATGCTTCTGGGCGTCCGGGCGGTCATCGCCGAGTCGTACGAGCGGATCCACCGCTCGAACCTGATCGGCATGGGTGTGCTGCCGCTGCAGTTCCCGGTGGACACCACCGCCGAGTCGCTCGGGCTCACCGGCACGGAGACGTTCACGTTCACCGGGGTGACCGCCCTCAACGACGGCGAGACCCCGCGCACCGTGCACGTCACTACCGACACCGGCGTCGAGTTCGACGCGGTGGTCCGGATCGACACTCCGGGTGAGGCGGACTACTACCGGCACGGCGGCATCCTGCAGTACGTGCTGCGCCGCATGATCGCCAACTGA
- a CDS encoding roadblock/LC7 domain-containing protein has protein sequence MTQKTASSADLTWLLDDLVGRVKQAEHAVALSTDGLMMASSQGLSRDDGEHLAAMAAGIQSLARGAGKRFGGGQVQQTIIEMQSSFLFVTAAGRNACLAVLATEDADVGLIAYEMAMLVTRVGKYVASPSRGTEQPAGER, from the coding sequence GTGACCCAGAAGACGGCTTCGAGTGCCGACCTGACGTGGTTGCTGGATGACCTGGTGGGCCGGGTGAAGCAGGCCGAGCACGCGGTCGCGCTCTCCACCGACGGCCTGATGATGGCCTCCTCCCAGGGGTTGAGCCGAGACGACGGTGAGCACCTCGCCGCGATGGCCGCCGGTATCCAGAGTCTCGCCCGAGGCGCCGGTAAGCGCTTCGGCGGCGGGCAGGTGCAGCAGACCATCATCGAGATGCAGTCGTCGTTCCTGTTCGTCACCGCAGCCGGCCGCAACGCCTGCCTGGCGGTGCTGGCCACCGAGGACGCCGACGTCGGTCTGATCGCCTACGAGATGGCGATGCTGGTCACCCGCGTCGGCAAGTACGTCGCATCCCCGTCCCGTGGCACCGAGCAGCCGGCCGGCGAGAGGTAG
- a CDS encoding YciI family protein yields the protein MMFVCTDSEPDTDPTDVPDIDKWVAENDARGRRLDGDPLAPTSAATTVRVRAGELLVSEGPFAETTEVIVGFDLLDCADLDEAIEVARAHPMARHGRLELRPFADLPA from the coding sequence ATGATGTTCGTCTGCACCGACAGCGAGCCGGACACCGACCCGACCGACGTACCCGACATCGACAAGTGGGTGGCTGAGAACGACGCCCGTGGTCGCCGCCTCGACGGCGACCCGCTGGCTCCGACCAGCGCGGCCACCACGGTCCGGGTACGCGCCGGCGAGCTGCTCGTCTCCGAGGGGCCGTTCGCGGAGACCACTGAGGTGATCGTGGGCTTCGACCTGCTCGACTGCGCTGACCTGGACGAGGCGATCGAGGTGGCGCGGGCACACCCGATGGCCCGCCACGGGCGGCTGGAACTGCGCCCGTTCGCGGACCTGCCCGCCTGA
- a CDS encoding RNA polymerase sigma factor: MRTQAPAGAAAAEAVAAAGVEAYPRIVATLIRVTGDWALAEDCAQEALAVALERWPADGVPTNPGGWLMTVARNRALDVLRRATVERRKLHDLALLTPTDAQPDPEVGEDVADDRLRLIFTCCHPALAIEARVALTLRTVCGVPTADIARLLLVSDSTMTRRLTRARTRITQAGIPYRVPSGPALTERLPGVLAVLYLLFTRGYVADGEPAFADEAVRLARLLDLLMPEQSEVAALLALFLFQHSRRDARRDAEGTLLTLERQDRRRWDRAAIAEGLAALDRVRHDGPYAWQARIAACHATAATVDATDWPAIARAYDALIGIRASPVIALNRAVAHGYAYGPAAGLGLLEAARAGEGWTATRSPWPWRPTWWPGRATGRAPPVCSARRRRRSARRRSAVRCSTGLTN, from the coding sequence ATGCGCACCCAGGCACCGGCCGGCGCGGCGGCGGCGGAGGCCGTCGCGGCCGCTGGCGTCGAGGCGTACCCCAGGATCGTCGCGACCCTGATCCGGGTGACCGGGGACTGGGCGCTGGCCGAGGACTGCGCCCAGGAGGCGCTGGCCGTCGCCCTGGAGCGCTGGCCCGCCGACGGTGTGCCGACCAACCCGGGTGGCTGGCTCATGACGGTGGCCCGCAACCGGGCACTCGACGTGCTGCGTCGGGCCACCGTGGAGCGCCGCAAGCTGCACGACCTGGCGCTACTCACGCCCACGGACGCGCAGCCCGACCCTGAGGTGGGGGAGGACGTGGCGGACGACCGACTACGCCTGATCTTCACCTGCTGCCACCCGGCGCTCGCGATCGAGGCCCGGGTGGCGCTGACGCTGCGGACCGTCTGCGGTGTGCCGACCGCCGACATCGCCCGGCTCCTGCTGGTCAGTGACTCGACGATGACCCGACGGCTGACCCGGGCCCGGACCCGCATCACGCAGGCCGGCATCCCCTACCGGGTGCCGAGCGGGCCGGCACTGACCGAGCGGCTGCCCGGCGTCCTCGCCGTGCTGTACCTGCTGTTCACCCGAGGCTACGTCGCCGACGGCGAGCCGGCCTTCGCCGACGAGGCAGTCCGGCTTGCCCGGCTGCTCGACCTGCTGATGCCCGAGCAGTCCGAGGTCGCCGCGCTGCTGGCCCTGTTCCTGTTCCAGCACTCCCGCCGGGACGCCCGCCGCGACGCCGAAGGCACCCTGCTCACCCTGGAGCGACAGGATCGCCGCCGGTGGGACCGCGCCGCCATCGCCGAGGGCCTGGCCGCGCTCGACCGGGTACGCCACGACGGGCCGTACGCGTGGCAGGCCCGGATCGCCGCTTGCCACGCCACCGCGGCGACCGTCGACGCCACCGACTGGCCGGCGATCGCACGGGCCTACGACGCGCTGATCGGCATCCGGGCCTCACCGGTGATCGCGCTCAACCGCGCGGTCGCGCACGGCTACGCGTACGGGCCGGCCGCCGGGTTGGGCCTGCTCGAAGCGGCGCGCGCCGGGGAGGGTTGGACGGCAACCCGCTCGCCGTGGCCGTGGAGGCCGACCTGGTGGCCCGGCAGGGCGACCGGACGCGCGCCGCCAGTCTGTTCCGCCAGGCGGCGGCGACGGTCGGCTCGGCGGCGGAGCGCCGTGCGTTGCTCGACCGGGCTGACGAACTGA
- a CDS encoding DedA family protein: MFDVQHWLVSLPPIAVYLLVGGVIGVESMGIPLPGEIVLVSSALLAATGVVEPEWVATAAATGAIVGDSIGYAVGRRGGRPLLARLGRRFPRHLGPAQLAKAEQSFARYGVWAVFFGRFVALLRILAGPLAGALRVPYRRFLLANAAGGLVWAFGTTYLLFSVGRAAEHWLKDISWAGLVLAVLAGLASTWWLRRRAHRFEATEPTPDAEPVRASSET; encoded by the coding sequence TTGTTCGACGTCCAGCACTGGCTCGTGTCGCTGCCGCCGATCGCGGTCTACCTGCTCGTCGGCGGGGTGATCGGCGTGGAGAGCATGGGCATCCCGCTGCCCGGCGAGATCGTCCTGGTCAGCTCCGCCCTGCTCGCCGCCACGGGAGTGGTGGAACCGGAATGGGTGGCCACGGCCGCCGCCACCGGCGCGATCGTCGGCGACTCCATCGGGTACGCGGTGGGCCGTCGCGGTGGACGCCCACTGCTGGCCCGACTGGGCCGGCGCTTCCCCCGCCACCTCGGCCCCGCTCAACTCGCCAAGGCAGAGCAGAGCTTCGCCCGGTACGGCGTCTGGGCGGTCTTCTTCGGTCGGTTCGTGGCACTGCTGCGGATCCTGGCCGGCCCGCTCGCCGGGGCGCTGCGCGTGCCGTACCGGCGGTTCCTGCTGGCGAACGCGGCAGGCGGCCTGGTCTGGGCGTTCGGCACCACCTACCTGCTGTTCTCCGTCGGCCGGGCGGCCGAGCACTGGCTCAAGGACATCTCCTGGGCCGGTCTCGTCCTCGCGGTGCTCGCCGGTCTCGCCAGCACCTGGTGGCTGCGCCGACGGGCCCACCGGTTCGAGGCGACCGAGCCGACCCCGGACGCCGAGCCGGTCCGCGCGAGCAGCGAAACCTGA
- a CDS encoding DUF742 domain-containing protein codes for MTVQGESADHQWVDDHAGPVVRPYAMTRGRARPVTGTFDLISLVTATRAEVTPEVGIGPEHLAIVGLCQRIQSVAEIAAHLDLPVGTIRVLLGDLAARSLVQVREPQTTAGLPDNSIFEAVINGLRAL; via the coding sequence ATGACGGTCCAGGGGGAGTCCGCAGACCATCAGTGGGTGGATGACCATGCGGGTCCGGTGGTGCGTCCGTACGCGATGACGCGCGGTCGGGCCCGCCCGGTCACCGGCACGTTCGATCTGATCTCCCTGGTCACCGCGACCCGAGCCGAGGTCACGCCGGAGGTCGGTATCGGTCCGGAGCACCTGGCGATCGTCGGGCTGTGTCAGCGCATACAGTCCGTCGCCGAGATCGCCGCTCATCTCGACCTGCCGGTGGGCACCATCCGGGTGCTCCTCGGTGATTTGGCGGCCCGCAGCCTGGTGCAGGTCCGCGAGCCGCAGACCACGGCCGGACTTCCCGACAACAGCATCTTCGAGGCGGTAATCAATGGACTACGGGCACTCTGA
- a CDS encoding GTP-binding protein, whose translation MDYGHSDRPAGATPLPTAIKILVAGGFGVGKTTMVGAVSETRPLRTEEVLTESGVGIDDLSGVEGKTTTTVAMDFGRITISDDLVLYLFGTPGQDRFWFVWDELALGAIGAVVLADTRRLADCFPSIDYFEGRGTPFVVAVNCFEGARHYRLDEVQAALNLDPGVPVLLCDARQRESSKEVLVTLMEHAMKTREARRRAAGDN comes from the coding sequence ATGGACTACGGGCACTCTGACCGGCCGGCGGGAGCGACCCCACTGCCCACCGCGATCAAGATCCTGGTCGCTGGCGGTTTCGGTGTGGGCAAGACGACCATGGTCGGCGCGGTCAGCGAAACCCGGCCGTTGCGCACCGAGGAGGTGCTGACGGAGTCGGGGGTCGGCATCGACGACCTGTCCGGGGTGGAGGGTAAGACCACCACCACCGTGGCCATGGACTTCGGCCGGATCACCATCAGTGATGACCTGGTGCTGTACCTGTTCGGTACGCCCGGGCAGGACCGGTTCTGGTTCGTCTGGGACGAGCTGGCGTTGGGCGCCATCGGCGCGGTGGTGCTTGCTGACACCCGCCGGCTCGCCGACTGCTTCCCGTCGATCGACTACTTCGAGGGCCGGGGCACGCCCTTCGTGGTCGCGGTGAACTGCTTCGAGGGCGCCCGGCACTACCGGCTCGACGAGGTGCAGGCCGCGCTGAACCTGGACCCGGGGGTGCCGGTGCTGCTCTGCGACGCCCGGCAGCGGGAGTCCAGCAAGGAGGTGCTCGTCACGCTGATGGAGCACGCCATGAAGACCCGCGAGGCCCGCCGCCGCGCCGCCGGCGACAACTGA
- a CDS encoding dienelactone hydrolase family protein has protein sequence MTTPVAQRPFVLSTPAAPIERHGSVDLHLPTRTDPAPAVVVVHGAPLPPGVPDPRDWLLYRGYGALLADSGVVTALVSYQVADLSALPAAADDIAAMVDQVRADPRVDAERVVLWFFSGGGLFAADWLRSAPPWLRGIALTYPLLLPFPGWEVDTRFLPVEALASGRDVPLVLTRAGQDIPPVLAGIDAFLPAAAAQGWPMQVIEVPDGQHSFEIVNHTPQSEAAVLAARDAVLDLLDAP, from the coding sequence ATGACGACGCCCGTCGCACAACGGCCCTTCGTCCTGTCCACCCCCGCCGCGCCAATCGAACGGCACGGCAGCGTCGACCTGCACCTCCCCACCCGCACCGATCCGGCACCCGCCGTCGTGGTGGTGCACGGCGCCCCACTGCCACCCGGTGTGCCCGACCCCCGCGACTGGCTGCTCTACCGCGGCTACGGCGCGCTGCTCGCCGACAGCGGCGTGGTCACCGCGTTGGTCAGCTACCAGGTGGCCGACCTGTCGGCGCTGCCCGCCGCAGCCGACGACATCGCCGCGATGGTCGACCAGGTCCGCGCCGACCCCCGGGTCGACGCCGAGCGGGTGGTGCTGTGGTTCTTCTCCGGAGGGGGCCTCTTCGCAGCCGACTGGCTCCGCAGCGCGCCGCCATGGCTACGCGGCATCGCGCTGACCTACCCCCTGCTCCTCCCGTTTCCCGGATGGGAGGTCGACACGCGGTTCCTGCCCGTCGAGGCGCTCGCCTCCGGTCGGGACGTTCCACTGGTGTTGACCCGGGCCGGACAGGACATCCCCCCGGTCCTGGCCGGCATCGACGCGTTCCTCCCGGCAGCGGCCGCGCAGGGCTGGCCGATGCAGGTGATCGAGGTGCCGGACGGGCAGCACTCCTTCGAGATCGTCAACCACACTCCCCAGTCGGAAGCGGCCGTCCTGGCCGCCCGCGATGCGGTCCTCGACCTGCTCGACGCACCCTGA